Proteins encoded by one window of Nitrospiraceae bacterium:
- a CDS encoding HD domain-containing protein has protein sequence MLESSGEKKAVVDSIKHSIRVLNGIVLLIVYTLLFLIVRFLYLLLEYIPMPSIITILSIVAGLVVLGLYIANIASRNAIRTIDEYSNKLNILLTTTRNMREIAHSDLLLENIMESALKITGADAGSILLLENDRLVFRIVKGSQSSKLLGFSIQKSQGIAGWVLENKAIIRIDNARDDMRFDSEIDKITGYETRSIMSAPLRLSTGAIGVLQIINKKKGFFNLEDEELMSYFADQAAIAITKAKFSEDQKNYEIHLTNILVDTMDSLINDKRGHSKRVAKYCLLMARMINMSEEEKKRLYLACLLHDIGFLKLRINEIKSTEDYKDHSKYAYDILYPINFYSDIAPMVMYHHERYDGKGYPAGLKGEAIPMESRMIAIAEAFDSMMNRNSYRYIGKFFHKQATLPNYGFRNAIEELKKNAGTQFDPELVDLFTRNITESYVEGN, from the coding sequence ATGCTTGAATCTTCAGGAGAAAAAAAAGCAGTAGTTGATTCAATAAAACACTCCATAAGAGTTCTAAACGGCATAGTTTTACTTATCGTTTATACCCTGCTTTTTCTGATCGTCAGATTTTTATATCTATTGCTCGAATATATACCAATGCCTTCTATTATAACGATTCTCTCAATTGTTGCAGGGCTTGTCGTGTTAGGGCTTTACATCGCAAATATAGCTTCCAGAAACGCAATAAGAACAATAGATGAATACAGCAATAAACTAAATATCCTTCTTACAACAACCAGAAACATGAGAGAAATCGCACACAGCGATTTGCTTCTCGAAAATATTATGGAGAGTGCCTTGAAGATAACAGGAGCTGATGCAGGCTCAATCCTGCTTCTTGAAAATGACAGGCTTGTGTTCAGAATTGTAAAAGGAAGCCAATCCAGCAAACTTCTAGGATTTTCCATTCAAAAGTCTCAAGGCATTGCCGGATGGGTTTTGGAAAACAAGGCGATTATACGCATTGATAATGCCAGGGATGACATGCGCTTTGATTCAGAGATAGACAAAATAACAGGATACGAAACCAGGTCAATTATGTCTGCTCCTCTCAGGCTGAGCACAGGAGCTATAGGAGTGCTCCAGATCATCAATAAAAAGAAAGGTTTTTTCAACCTTGAAGACGAAGAATTAATGTCTTATTTTGCTGATCAGGCTGCAATTGCAATCACAAAAGCAAAATTTTCTGAAGATCAGAAAAACTACGAGATACACCTTACAAATATACTTGTTGACACTATGGACAGTCTGATAAATGATAAACGCGGACACTCAAAGCGCGTTGCAAAATATTGTTTGCTGATGGCACGAATGATTAATATGTCTGAAGAAGAAAAGAAAAGGCTATATCTGGCATGCCTGCTGCACGACATCGGCTTTTTAAAACTTAGAATTAATGAAATAAAATCCACTGAAGATTACAAAGATCATTCTAAATATGCATATGATATACTGTACCCTATAAATTTCTATTCTGATATTGCTCCGATGGTCATGTATCATCATGAAAGATATGACGGCAAAGGTTATCCTGCAGGGCTTAAGGGAGAGGCTATCCCCATGGAATCACGTATGATAGCAATTGCTGAAGCCTTTGATTCTATGATGAACAGAAATTCATACAGATATATAGGAAAATTTTTTCATAAACAAGCAACCCTGCCTAATTATGGATTTCGCAATGCCATAGAGGAATTGAAAAAAAATGCAGGCACACAATTCGATCCTGAACTCGTGGATCTGTTTACAAGAAATATTACTGAAAGCTATGTAGAAGGAAACTAG
- the truA gene encoding tRNA pseudouridine(38-40) synthase TruA, with protein MRNIKLVIQYDGTNYHGWQIQNSDKTIQGILEEKLSNITGEKISLTSASRTDAGVHAFAQVASFLTASNLETLKLQKALNSLLPEDIKIIEAEEASSDFHPRYDSLGKTYFYLISNTPYSSAFLYRYAWHLPFSLDLSQMKKAGRFFKGRHDFSSFRGSGCGAKTPIREITSLKIEKIKRIDFMTASFKGDYIKITIEANAFLRHMVRNIVGTLVEAGRGKISPDYVKKILLLKDRKAAGINAPAKGLFLEKIHY; from the coding sequence ATGAGAAATATTAAACTTGTCATACAATACGATGGGACTAACTACCATGGCTGGCAGATACAAAATAGCGACAAAACCATACAGGGAATATTAGAAGAAAAATTATCAAATATCACCGGTGAAAAAATCAGTTTGACAAGCGCATCAAGAACTGATGCAGGCGTGCACGCATTTGCACAGGTTGCTTCTTTTCTTACAGCTTCCAATCTTGAGACATTGAAATTACAAAAGGCGCTAAATTCTTTACTTCCAGAAGACATAAAAATTATTGAGGCTGAAGAAGCATCTTCAGATTTTCATCCACGATATGATTCATTAGGAAAAACCTATTTTTACTTGATATCAAATACACCCTATTCTTCGGCATTTTTATACAGATACGCCTGGCATCTGCCTTTCAGTCTTGACCTCTCACAAATGAAAAAAGCAGGAAGGTTCTTTAAGGGAAGGCATGACTTCTCATCTTTCAGAGGTTCTGGATGCGGTGCAAAAACTCCCATACGAGAAATAACCTCGCTTAAAATCGAAAAAATTAAGAGAATTGATTTCATGACCGCAAGTTTCAAAGGCGACTATATAAAAATTACGATAGAGGCAAATGCCTTTCTCAGACATATGGTGAGAAACATCGTTGGCACACTGGTTGAAGCAGGAAGAGGAAAAATCAGTCCCGATTATGTTAAAAAAATACTTCTATTAAAAGATAGAAAAGCGGCCGGAATCAATGCTCCTGCAAAAGGTCTTTTTCTCGAAAAAATTCATTACTGA